One window of the Thunnus albacares chromosome 3, fThuAlb1.1, whole genome shotgun sequence genome contains the following:
- the odad3 gene encoding coiled-coil domain-containing protein 151, which translates to MPFSTDTMKPPLHDQITEMQRKIQLLEGDRTAYYESSQSTIKKNRESIRQLRQENKRLYRKVAEANAGDEHIIKVAFHNRGLEKDAYRNMSGKAAITTLDQRVLSKMKRLNALKHATQTYQHRLDELRMEYQRRKPEGSSGAQSADARARKREEDAMKLRALENNLEKTQFKCKEAENIMTNYLKLKSHLQEESLTFQGQLDSLEAEILKHREEHHNLQVMNSEAQLSKEAAKAELQQQEELLYKERKDRERIIASYRKKVEERKAQAEKVDRRAQRSTMQPDELSSEAQRSTTRMAGEEEKTISTFEEAFQRIKEATGVTNIQEIVERFISQKETHQHLERLKEENEKILLQLKEQKELLYQQFQDMKYSGEAKLSSDQQMLEDCEQQLQAEQQRCDAAKERLDWLVKTLSTVRAGEEHLADKLQHITLSDHTVAEVSPDSDEFVVELMTQCELKLQLLQEELQGKDHAAIMKEMEEEEFFVRIEGKLPAYNTRVKLPEDQRLDLFDNEDESEEDEADIISREALKRQSQLIIDSKSKKKPWKKKKGKF; encoded by the exons ATGCCGTTCAGTACCGACACAATGAAACCTCCGCTGCATGACCAAATCACAGAAATGCAGCGGAAAATTCAACTATTGG AGGGCGACAGAACTGCATACTATGAGAGCTCTCAGTCCACCATCAAGAAGAACAGAGAGTCCATCAGACAGCTGAGGCAGGAGAACAAGAGGCTGTACAGGAAAGTGGCAGAGGCTAATGCT GGTGATGAACATATCATCAAAGTGGCCTTTCACAACAGAGGCTTGGAGAAGGATGCCTACCGCAATATGTCAGGGAAG GCGGCCATCACAACACTGGACCAGCGGGTGCTGTCCAAGATGAAGCGTCTCAATGCCCTAAAACACGCCACCCAGACCTACCAGCACCGCCTGGACGAGTTGAGGATGGAGTACCAGAGAAGGAAACCAGAAGGCAGCAGTGGAGCACAGTCTGCTGATGCACGTGCTcggaaaagagaggaagatgcCATG AAATTGCGGGCACTGGAGAACAATCTGGAGAAGACCCAGTTTAAATGCAAGGAAGCTGAAAACATCATGACAAACTATCTAAAACTCAAAAGTCACCTGCAG GAGGAGAGTCTGACTTTCCAGGGCCAGTTGGACAGTCTGGAAGCAGAAATCCTGAAGCACAGAGAGGAACATCACAACCTGCAGGTCATGAACAGCGAAGCCCAGCTCTCTAAAGAAGCTGCTAAG GCTGAgttacagcagcaggaggaaCTGCTCTACAAGGAGCGCAAAGACAGAGAGCGTATTATAGCAAGCTACAGGAAGAAGGTTGAGGAGCGTAAGGCCCAGGCTGAGAAAGTTGACAGAAGG GCTCAGAGATCAACCATGCAGCCGGATGAGCTGAGCAGTGAGGCCCAGCGCAGCACCACCAGAATGGCAGGTGAAGAGGAGAAAACCATCTCCACCTTTGAGGAGGCCTTCCAGCGAATTAAGGAGGCCACTGGAGTCACAAATATACAG GAGATAGTGGAGCGTTTTATCTCACAGAAGGAGACACACCAACATCTGGAGAGGCTGAAAGAAGAGAATGAAAAGATCttgctgcagctgaaggagcAGAAGGAGCTCTTATACCAACAGTTCCAGGACATGAAATACTCTGGGGAGGCTAAACTCTCCAG CGACCAGCAGATGCTGGAGGACTGTGAGCAGCAACTGCAGGCTGAACAACAGAGGTGTGATGCAGCCAAAGAGCGCCTGGATTGGCTTGTTAAAACCCTCAGTACTGTCCGAGCCGGAGAGGAGCACCTTGCAGACAAACTTCAGCACATCACGCTG AGTGATCACACAGTGGCTGAAGTGTCTCCAGACTCTGATGAGTTTGTGGTGGAGCTGATGACCCAGTGTGAGCTGAAGCTGCAGTTACTGCAAGAGGAGCTTCAGGGAAAAGATCACGCTGCGATTatgaaggagatggaggaagaggag TTCTTTGTCCGGATTGAGGGGAAACTGCCAGCTTACAACACGCGTGTCAAGCTGCCTGAGGACCAAAGACTGGACCTCTTTGACAACG AGGACGAGAGTGAAGAGGACGAAGCTGACATCATCTCACGGGAGGCACTGAAGCGTCAGTCTCAGCTGATCATCGACTCCAAGTCCAAGAAAAAGCcctggaaaaagaagaagggcAAGTTCTGA
- the rgl3a gene encoding ral guanine nucleotide dissociation stimulator-like 1 isoform X1, translating to MRTILPVCGGGDGGESRGLRSRVGRMKKLLWLRQSHCVDVHTDTEPGVWLRSFQLLDTDGQREDPVQEWGEEEEDGAVFGITLRREPVLPGSDTAEPPTAFSFIQYHTVKVRRLKAATLERLVTHLLDREHQEPDYVPVFLSTYRAFTSTSTLIELLFQRDDSIANLDNTVCPRSTLPPVIRLWLEEYSEDFHESPQYQALRLLCVHLRHRLCFRRLAQTAENLLKRLQEQDCSRSTSEHDSESLQQDFRDQEEGGEMSSKEEHKHNLMDFPAREVAEQLTRLDAELFVRVVPFHCLGCVWSQRDKKGNQNLAPTVRATISQFNAVTNRVITSLLCPSSPSPSTSSPISSPSSSSTFLYPPTAPGSPRSSHTSPAHRERIIERWIAIAQECKQLKNFSSLWAILSALQSNAIYRLKKTWAAVSRESMATFDHLCETFPDENCVLTSREILVEDGSQTDGITTPGSKSLHLCSVSKQMSLHSGVVPYLGTYLTVLTMLDTALTDTVEGGLINFEKRRREFEVLSQIRQLQASCSHYNLSVNPQITAWLQAHTLLTDQESYELSRDLEPPVDPCPSSPNIWSSRLLTKKLASLRTASDSSLRKTHADQISVSSSGSSSSDMEDLTVPQPSPLRLKFKSLSGSLHNVAEDFSSSAMSSSSSASLSSSSCSSSHPDLSSSSLALSPETSSSSCSPQAALPVYNKQVADSCIIRVSVESDSNGNVYKSILLTSQDHTPQVIQRALEKHNIEDVSCHNFNLYQMLNNGKELHIPDKANVFYAMCTTANYNFVLRQRWKSHSRHLGTSSSPGAQPKNRHAK from the exons ATGAGGACCATTCTTCCCGTGTGCGGAGGCGGTGATGGAGGGGAGTCCCGGGGCCTCCGCTCCAGGGTGGGCAGGATGAAGAAGCTGCTGTGGCTGAGGCAGAGTCACTGCGTGGACGTCCACACGGACACGGAGCCTGGCGTGTGGCTGAGAAGCTTCCAATTGTTGGACACTGACGGACAGCGTGAG GACCCGGTGCAGGagtggggggaggaggaggaagacgggGCTGTATTTGGCATCACACTGCGCAGGGAGCCCGTCTTGCCGGGTTCAGACACGGCAGAGCCCCCTACAGCCTTCAGCTTCATCCAGTACCACACGGTGAAGGTGCGCAGGCTGAAGGCCGCCACCCTGGAGCGTCTGGTCACCCACCTGCTGGATCGAGAGCACCAGGAGCCTGACTACGTCCCTGTGTTTCTTTCTACATACAGGGCCTTCACCTCCACCAGCACCCTCATCGAGCTGCTGTTTCAGAG AGATGACTCAATCGCCAACCTGGATAACACTGTTTGCCCACGCAG TACCTTACCCCCAGTCATCCGGCTGTGGTTGGAGGAGTACAGTGAAGATTTCCATGAGTCCCCTCAGTACCAGGCCCTCCGGCTGTTGTGTGTCCACTTGCGGCATCGCCTCTGCTTCAGACGTTTGGCTCAGACCGCAGAGAATCTGCTCAAAAGGCTCCAGGAACAAG ATTGCAGCCGGTCTACATCAGAGCATGACAGTGAATCATTGCAGCAGGACTTCAGAGAtcaggaggaaggaggagagatgtCCTCTAAggaggaacacaaacacaacttaaTGGATTTCCCAGCGAGAGAAGTGGCGGAGCAGCTGACCAGATTGGACGCC GAACTGTTTGTCAGAGTGGTGCCCTTCCATTGCCTGGGCTGCGTCTGGTCGCAGCGTGACAAGAAGGGAAACCAAAACCTTGCGCCCACAGTTCGCGCCACCATCTCCCAGTTCAACGCTGTCACCAACCGTGTCATCACTTCACTCCTCTGCCCGTCCTCTCCCAGCCCTTCCACTTCCTCTCCCATCTCATCACCCAGCTCCTCCTCTACCTTCCTGTACCCCCCCACTGCCCCGGGCTCACCTCGCTCCTCACACACAAGCCCCGCCCACAGAGAACGCATCATCGAGAGGTGGATCGCTATTGCACAG GAGTGCAAACAGCTGAAGAATTTCTCCTCCTTGTGGGCCATCCTCTCAGCCCTGCAGTCCAATGCCATATATCGCCTCAAGAAGACCTGGGCTGCTGTCAGCAG gGAAAGCATGGCCACCTTTGACCACCTGTGTGAGACTTTTCCTGATGAGAACTGTGTGCTAACCAGCAGAGAGATCCTTGTGGAG GATGGGAGTCAGACAGACGGCATCACCACCCCGGGCTCTAAGTCGCTTCATCTGTGCTCTGTGTCCAAACAGATG AGCCTCCACAGTGGTGTCGTACCTTACCTGGGCACTTACCTGACTGTCCTCACCATGCTGGATACAGCTCTCACTGACACTGTGGAA GGTGGACTCATCAACTTTGAAAAGCGCAGACGG GAGTTTGAGGTTCTGTCTCAGATTCGGCAGCTTCAGGCTTCCTGTTCGCACTACAATCTCTCAGTCAACCCTCAAATCACTGCCTGgctgcaggcacacacacttcTCACAGACCAGGAGAG CTATGAGCTGTCTCGTGACCTGGAGCCTCCAGTTGACCCATGTCCCAGCTCTCCCAACATATGGAGCAGTCGTCTGCTCACCAAGAAGCTCGCCTC gttgcGAACAGCCAGCGACAGCTCCCTCAGGAAGACCCATGCAGACCAGATCAGTGTGTCGTCTTCTGGCTCCAGCAGTTCAGACATGGAGGATCTCACCGTCCCTCAGCCCTCTCCGCTCAGACTCAAATTCAAG TCTCTCTCGGGCTCTCTCCACAATGTAGCAGAGGACTTCTCCTCCAGTGCCatgtcctcctcttcttctgcgaGTCtttccagctcctcctgcagctcctctcatCCAGacctcagctcctcctctctgGCACTGAGCCCAGAGACATCATCCTCCAGCTGCTCCCCTCAGGCCGCACTTCCTGTCTACAACAAACAGGTCGCTGACTCATGTATCATCAGGGTCAGCGTGGAGAGTGACAGCAACGGAAATGTCTACAAAAGCATATTG CTGACCAGTCAGGATCATACGCCTCAGGTGATTCAAAGGGCTCTTGAGAAACACAACATAGAGGATGTCAGCTGCCATAACTTCAACCTCTACCAGATGCTCAACAATGGAAAAG AGCTACACATCCCCGACAAAGCCAACGTATTTTACGCCATGTGCACCACAGCCAACTACAACTTCGTCCTGCGCCAGCGCTGGAAGAGCCACAGCCGACATCTCGGCACCTCCTCCAGCCCTGGAGCTCAACCCAAGAACCGCCATGCCAAGTGA
- the rgl3a gene encoding ral guanine nucleotide dissociation stimulator-like 1 isoform X2, whose protein sequence is MGKWHLSMDPVQEWGEEEEDGAVFGITLRREPVLPGSDTAEPPTAFSFIQYHTVKVRRLKAATLERLVTHLLDREHQEPDYVPVFLSTYRAFTSTSTLIELLFQRDDSIANLDNTVCPRSTLPPVIRLWLEEYSEDFHESPQYQALRLLCVHLRHRLCFRRLAQTAENLLKRLQEQDCSRSTSEHDSESLQQDFRDQEEGGEMSSKEEHKHNLMDFPAREVAEQLTRLDAELFVRVVPFHCLGCVWSQRDKKGNQNLAPTVRATISQFNAVTNRVITSLLCPSSPSPSTSSPISSPSSSSTFLYPPTAPGSPRSSHTSPAHRERIIERWIAIAQECKQLKNFSSLWAILSALQSNAIYRLKKTWAAVSRESMATFDHLCETFPDENCVLTSREILVEDGSQTDGITTPGSKSLHLCSVSKQMSLHSGVVPYLGTYLTVLTMLDTALTDTVEGGLINFEKRRREFEVLSQIRQLQASCSHYNLSVNPQITAWLQAHTLLTDQESYELSRDLEPPVDPCPSSPNIWSSRLLTKKLASLRTASDSSLRKTHADQISVSSSGSSSSDMEDLTVPQPSPLRLKFKSLSGSLHNVAEDFSSSAMSSSSSASLSSSSCSSSHPDLSSSSLALSPETSSSSCSPQAALPVYNKQVADSCIIRVSVESDSNGNVYKSILLTSQDHTPQVIQRALEKHNIEDVSCHNFNLYQMLNNGKELHIPDKANVFYAMCTTANYNFVLRQRWKSHSRHLGTSSSPGAQPKNRHAK, encoded by the exons ATGGGAAAATGGCACTTATCGATG GACCCGGTGCAGGagtggggggaggaggaggaagacgggGCTGTATTTGGCATCACACTGCGCAGGGAGCCCGTCTTGCCGGGTTCAGACACGGCAGAGCCCCCTACAGCCTTCAGCTTCATCCAGTACCACACGGTGAAGGTGCGCAGGCTGAAGGCCGCCACCCTGGAGCGTCTGGTCACCCACCTGCTGGATCGAGAGCACCAGGAGCCTGACTACGTCCCTGTGTTTCTTTCTACATACAGGGCCTTCACCTCCACCAGCACCCTCATCGAGCTGCTGTTTCAGAG AGATGACTCAATCGCCAACCTGGATAACACTGTTTGCCCACGCAG TACCTTACCCCCAGTCATCCGGCTGTGGTTGGAGGAGTACAGTGAAGATTTCCATGAGTCCCCTCAGTACCAGGCCCTCCGGCTGTTGTGTGTCCACTTGCGGCATCGCCTCTGCTTCAGACGTTTGGCTCAGACCGCAGAGAATCTGCTCAAAAGGCTCCAGGAACAAG ATTGCAGCCGGTCTACATCAGAGCATGACAGTGAATCATTGCAGCAGGACTTCAGAGAtcaggaggaaggaggagagatgtCCTCTAAggaggaacacaaacacaacttaaTGGATTTCCCAGCGAGAGAAGTGGCGGAGCAGCTGACCAGATTGGACGCC GAACTGTTTGTCAGAGTGGTGCCCTTCCATTGCCTGGGCTGCGTCTGGTCGCAGCGTGACAAGAAGGGAAACCAAAACCTTGCGCCCACAGTTCGCGCCACCATCTCCCAGTTCAACGCTGTCACCAACCGTGTCATCACTTCACTCCTCTGCCCGTCCTCTCCCAGCCCTTCCACTTCCTCTCCCATCTCATCACCCAGCTCCTCCTCTACCTTCCTGTACCCCCCCACTGCCCCGGGCTCACCTCGCTCCTCACACACAAGCCCCGCCCACAGAGAACGCATCATCGAGAGGTGGATCGCTATTGCACAG GAGTGCAAACAGCTGAAGAATTTCTCCTCCTTGTGGGCCATCCTCTCAGCCCTGCAGTCCAATGCCATATATCGCCTCAAGAAGACCTGGGCTGCTGTCAGCAG gGAAAGCATGGCCACCTTTGACCACCTGTGTGAGACTTTTCCTGATGAGAACTGTGTGCTAACCAGCAGAGAGATCCTTGTGGAG GATGGGAGTCAGACAGACGGCATCACCACCCCGGGCTCTAAGTCGCTTCATCTGTGCTCTGTGTCCAAACAGATG AGCCTCCACAGTGGTGTCGTACCTTACCTGGGCACTTACCTGACTGTCCTCACCATGCTGGATACAGCTCTCACTGACACTGTGGAA GGTGGACTCATCAACTTTGAAAAGCGCAGACGG GAGTTTGAGGTTCTGTCTCAGATTCGGCAGCTTCAGGCTTCCTGTTCGCACTACAATCTCTCAGTCAACCCTCAAATCACTGCCTGgctgcaggcacacacacttcTCACAGACCAGGAGAG CTATGAGCTGTCTCGTGACCTGGAGCCTCCAGTTGACCCATGTCCCAGCTCTCCCAACATATGGAGCAGTCGTCTGCTCACCAAGAAGCTCGCCTC gttgcGAACAGCCAGCGACAGCTCCCTCAGGAAGACCCATGCAGACCAGATCAGTGTGTCGTCTTCTGGCTCCAGCAGTTCAGACATGGAGGATCTCACCGTCCCTCAGCCCTCTCCGCTCAGACTCAAATTCAAG TCTCTCTCGGGCTCTCTCCACAATGTAGCAGAGGACTTCTCCTCCAGTGCCatgtcctcctcttcttctgcgaGTCtttccagctcctcctgcagctcctctcatCCAGacctcagctcctcctctctgGCACTGAGCCCAGAGACATCATCCTCCAGCTGCTCCCCTCAGGCCGCACTTCCTGTCTACAACAAACAGGTCGCTGACTCATGTATCATCAGGGTCAGCGTGGAGAGTGACAGCAACGGAAATGTCTACAAAAGCATATTG CTGACCAGTCAGGATCATACGCCTCAGGTGATTCAAAGGGCTCTTGAGAAACACAACATAGAGGATGTCAGCTGCCATAACTTCAACCTCTACCAGATGCTCAACAATGGAAAAG AGCTACACATCCCCGACAAAGCCAACGTATTTTACGCCATGTGCACCACAGCCAACTACAACTTCGTCCTGCGCCAGCGCTGGAAGAGCCACAGCCGACATCTCGGCACCTCCTCCAGCCCTGGAGCTCAACCCAAGAACCGCCATGCCAAGTGA